From the genome of Phycodurus eques isolate BA_2022a chromosome 22, UOR_Pequ_1.1, whole genome shotgun sequence, one region includes:
- the glt8d2 gene encoding glycosyltransferase 8 domain-containing protein 2, whose amino-acid sequence MTLLRKINQVLVVVLVLMLYLLLYSSLLRASSRHKISGPFKKLGGTVAREMDSVIPVVICASEERMGATMATINSIRSNTDANVLFYIVTLRDAVTLTRRYIEETKLKGIKYKILEFNPMVLKGKVKPDSSRPDLLHPLNFVRFYLPLLEMNHERVIYLDDDVIVQGDIQDLFEIKLKPQHAAAFATDCDLPSTHEMVRSVGMQTTYMGFLDYRKQEVKALGINPNDCSFNPGVFVADIHEWKKQKITKQLQKSMEDNVKLNTYSSAMAGGVATPPMLIVFHDKYTVLDPLWHVRHLGWSPDSGYPESFLKKAQLLHWNGPFKPWGYPAVHTERWEKWFIPDPSRKFSLMRPETNN is encoded by the exons ATGACTCTTCTAAGAAAAA TCAATCAGGTCCTGGTGGTGGTGCTGGTGCTGATGCTGTACCTGCTCTTGTACAGCTCGCTACTCAGAGCTTCCAGTCGACATAAAATTTCag GTCCCTTTAAGAAACTCGGTGGTACCGTGGCAAGAGAGATGGATAGTGTCATCCCTGTCGTCATCTGCGCATCAGAGGAGCGCATGGGCGCAACCATGGCGACCATCAACAGCATCCGTAGCAACACGGACGCGAATGTGCTCTTCTATATTGTCACGCTACGGGATGCCGTCACTTTGACCAG ACGTTACATAGAGGAAACCAAACTAAAAGGCATCAAATACAAGATCTTGGAGTTTAATCCAATGGTTCTGAAGGGGAAAGTGAAGCCAGACTCCTCCAGACCGGATCTTTTACATCCA CTCAACTTTGTGCGTTTTTACCTACCACTGCTTGAGATGAACCACGAGAGGGTCATATACTTAGACGATGACGTCATTGTACAGG GTGACATTCAGGATCTGTTTGAAATCAAACTAAAGCCGCAACACGCCGCTGCTTTCGCCACCGACTGTGACCTACCCTCCACTCACGAGATGGTGCGCAGTGTTGGCATGCAG ACAACCTACATGGGCTTCCTGGACTACAGAAAACAAGAAGTGAAAGCCCTCGGCATCAATCCAAATGACTGCTCCTTCAACCCTGGCGTGTTTGTGGCAGATATACATGAATGGAAAAAGCAGAAGATTACCAAACAGCTCCAGAAATCCATGGAGGATAATGTCAA GCTAAACACCTACAGCAGTGCTATGGCAGGGGGTGTGGCCACTCCACCCATGCTCATTGTTTTTCACGACAAATACACAGTGTTGGACCCACTCTGGCACGTCAGACATCTCG GTTGGAGTCCAGATTCTGGCTATCCCGAGAGCTTCCTGAAGAAGGCACAGCTTCTGCACTGGAACGGCCCATTCAAACCGTGGGGGTACCCTGCCGTTCACACGGAACGCTGGGAGAAATGGTTCATCCCAGACCCTTCCAGGAAGTTCTCCTTGATGAGGCCAGAGACCAACAATTAA